The Streptomyces sp. NBC_00224 genome has a window encoding:
- a CDS encoding winged helix DNA-binding domain-containing protein, translating to MAPQKTRSSRPASAPLLTTRALNRATLDRQHLLRRTSALGPKDAVAHLVGLQAQNVKPPYFALWARLAGFRPEQLSALIEARELVRIVTLRSTIHLHTADDVLTLRPLVQAARDRELKQFRGQLEGVDLERLAATVRGLVEERPYTMKEIRDVLSEQWPDATPFALSLAARCALPLVQVTPRGLWGRSGRVALTTAENWLGRAPGQVPAPDDTVLRYLAAFGPASVKDMQTWAGLTRLGEVFERLRPVLVTFRDENGVELFDLPDAPRPDEGTPAPPRFLPEFDNLLLSHADRTRVIPAEHWGRTWKGSQAFCTLLVDGFLAGVWRLEEGKGAGEGHAVLTVQPFGDLGRVRRDEVAAEGERLLAEMTSATSYDVRFGDVMG from the coding sequence ATGGCCCCGCAGAAAACGCGCTCCTCACGCCCCGCTTCCGCCCCCCTCCTCACCACCCGCGCCCTCAACCGCGCCACCCTCGACCGTCAGCACCTGTTGCGCCGCACCTCCGCGCTCGGGCCGAAGGACGCGGTCGCGCATCTCGTCGGGCTGCAGGCGCAGAACGTGAAGCCTCCGTACTTCGCGCTGTGGGCCCGGCTCGCCGGGTTCCGGCCGGAGCAGCTCTCCGCGCTCATCGAGGCGCGCGAGCTCGTACGGATCGTGACCCTGCGGTCCACCATCCACCTCCACACCGCCGACGACGTACTCACCCTGCGGCCGCTCGTCCAGGCGGCCCGGGACCGTGAGCTCAAGCAGTTCCGGGGGCAGCTGGAGGGTGTGGACCTGGAGCGGCTCGCCGCGACCGTGCGTGGGCTGGTGGAGGAGCGGCCGTACACCATGAAGGAGATCCGGGACGTGCTGAGCGAGCAGTGGCCCGACGCCACGCCCTTCGCGCTGTCCCTCGCCGCGCGCTGCGCGCTGCCGCTCGTGCAGGTCACGCCGCGCGGGCTGTGGGGTCGCAGCGGGCGGGTGGCGCTGACCACCGCCGAGAACTGGCTGGGGCGGGCGCCGGGGCAGGTCCCGGCGCCCGACGACACCGTGCTGCGCTATCTCGCCGCGTTCGGGCCCGCTTCGGTCAAGGACATGCAGACCTGGGCGGGACTGACCCGACTGGGTGAGGTCTTCGAGCGGCTGCGGCCCGTTCTCGTCACCTTCCGTGACGAGAACGGGGTCGAGCTCTTCGACCTGCCGGACGCGCCCCGCCCCGACGAGGGCACCCCGGCTCCGCCCCGTTTCCTGCCCGAGTTCGACAACCTGCTGCTGTCGCACGCCGACCGCACCCGGGTGATCCCGGCGGAGCACTGGGGCCGTACCTGGAAGGGCAGCCAGGCCTTCTGCACCCTCCTCGTGGACGGCTTCCTCGCCGGGGTGTGGCGCCTGGAGGAGGGGAAGGGAGCGGGGGAGGGGCACGCCGTCCTCACCGTTCAGCCGTTCGGGGACCTCGGTCGGGTCCGGCGCGACGAGGTGGCCGCCGAGGGCGAGCGGCTGCTCGCCGAGATGACCTCGGCCACCTCGTACGACGTGCGGTTCGGGGACGTCATGGGATGA
- the lysA gene encoding diaminopimelate decarboxylase — MTTEPDFLVRELSSPSVWPDSAVNAPGGDVSLAGVSLAELAERHGTPVYVLDETEVRARARTWRRALPDAEIVYAAKAFVSRAVVDWMAEEGLGLDVCSAGELELAATRGFPPERVVLHGNAKSPRDLSTALRLGVGRIVIDSDSEIARIAAQVPKGAAQKVLVRVLPGIEAGAHRKVMTGAEGQKFGLSITGGDAEDAVARVLGQPGLELVGLHCHLGSQITSTEPYGEAVRRVVAFLARIRDRHGVTLPELDLGGGFAAAYLPGDPAPSPAAYGRRITEELARSCAEFSFPLPRLTVEPGRSIMAPAGVALYRVLSVKRTGAQVFVAVDGGMSDNPRPALYGARYTVRMVGRTTSAPMRATTVVGRHCEAGDILAEDVELPDDVRPGDVLAVPASGAYQVSMASGYNMTGRPPVVAVAGGRSRLLLRRETFEDQRARDVGV, encoded by the coding sequence ATGACAACCGAACCAGACTTTCTCGTACGGGAGTTGAGCTCACCCTCGGTGTGGCCGGACTCCGCCGTGAACGCGCCCGGCGGCGATGTGTCGCTCGCCGGGGTGTCCCTCGCGGAGCTGGCCGAACGGCACGGGACGCCGGTGTACGTACTCGACGAGACCGAGGTGCGGGCCCGGGCGCGGACCTGGCGGCGGGCGCTGCCGGACGCCGAGATCGTCTACGCGGCGAAGGCCTTCGTCTCCCGGGCCGTGGTCGACTGGATGGCCGAGGAGGGCCTCGGGCTCGACGTCTGCTCGGCGGGCGAACTGGAGCTGGCGGCGACCCGCGGCTTCCCGCCCGAGCGCGTCGTACTGCACGGCAACGCCAAGTCCCCGCGGGACCTCAGTACGGCCCTGCGCCTGGGCGTGGGCCGGATCGTCATCGACTCGGACTCCGAGATAGCCCGGATCGCGGCCCAAGTCCCCAAAGGCGCGGCCCAGAAGGTCCTGGTCCGGGTGCTGCCGGGCATCGAGGCGGGCGCGCACCGGAAGGTCATGACGGGGGCGGAGGGCCAGAAGTTCGGCCTGTCGATCACGGGCGGCGACGCGGAGGACGCCGTCGCACGCGTCCTCGGCCAGCCCGGACTCGAACTCGTCGGTCTGCACTGCCATCTGGGCTCCCAGATCACGTCGACCGAGCCGTACGGGGAGGCGGTGCGCAGGGTGGTCGCGTTCCTGGCCCGCATCCGCGACCGGCACGGCGTCACGCTCCCGGAGCTGGACCTCGGCGGCGGCTTCGCGGCGGCGTACCTGCCGGGCGACCCGGCGCCGTCCCCGGCCGCGTACGGACGCCGGATCACCGAGGAACTGGCCCGCTCCTGCGCCGAGTTCAGCTTTCCACTGCCCCGGCTCACGGTCGAGCCGGGCCGCTCGATCATGGCTCCGGCCGGGGTCGCGCTGTACCGCGTGCTTTCTGTGAAGCGCACCGGCGCGCAGGTGTTCGTGGCGGTCGACGGCGGGATGAGCGACAACCCGCGCCCGGCGCTGTACGGGGCCCGGTACACGGTCCGCATGGTCGGCCGTACGACATCGGCGCCGATGCGCGCCACGACGGTGGTCGGGCGGCACTGCGAGGCGGGCGACATCCTGGCGGAGGACGTCGAACTGCCGGACGACGTACGCCCCGGAGACGTCCTCGCCGTACCGGCGTCCGGGGCGTACCAGGTCTCGATGGCGTCCGGCTACAACATGACCGGCCGCCCACCCGTGGTGGCGGTCGCCGGGGGGCGGTCGCGGCTGCTGCTGCGACGGGAGACGTTCGAGGACCAGCGGGCGCGGGATGTGGGGGTGTGA
- a CDS encoding SAV_915 family protein — MESLTIDDADPDERRPAAALYVPVRLGSAGGQQLRFSRTPLGVRTAVGFTSPERLCAVLGPDQSWIRLAEPALRSLAAPLGVTTVTVDPQLAAPAPTAVRAEPVGQPCARRGNWDPDMVGVLRVTGAAAAVWTAVTAIHAFVD, encoded by the coding sequence ATGGAAAGCCTCACCATCGACGACGCGGACCCCGACGAACGCCGCCCGGCAGCAGCCCTTTACGTGCCGGTTCGGCTCGGCTCTGCCGGAGGACAGCAGTTGCGCTTCTCGCGCACCCCGCTGGGCGTACGGACCGCCGTCGGCTTCACCAGTCCCGAGCGGCTGTGCGCGGTGCTCGGCCCCGACCAGAGCTGGATCCGGCTCGCCGAGCCCGCGCTGCGGTCGTTGGCGGCGCCGCTCGGCGTGACCACCGTGACGGTCGACCCGCAGCTCGCGGCCCCGGCCCCGACCGCCGTACGCGCCGAGCCCGTCGGGCAGCCGTGCGCGCGCCGGGGCAACTGGGACCCGGACATGGTCGGCGTGCTGCGGGTGACCGGCGCGGCCGCGGCCGTCTGGACCGCCGTCACCGCGATCCACGCGTTCGTGGACTGA
- a CDS encoding AMP-binding protein: MDARGATQEFRAGRDFLLEHREDYATACQGFTWPRPERFNWALDWFDVIAEGNDATALHIVEEDGREITLSYAEMSLRSDQVANWLRAQGVRAGDRVLVMLGNQQELWMTALAAMKLRAVVIPATPLLGPADLRDRIERGRARHVIVRAEDAAKFADVPGEYTRIAVNPHGADPVPGWLDFDGAFGADARFEPDGVTLADDPLMLYFTSGTTARPKLVEHTHVSYPVGHLATMYWIGLRPGDVHLNISSPGWAKHAWSNLFAPWNAEATVFIYNYTRFDAARLMAAMDAAGVTSFCAPPTVWRMLIQADLSALRNPPREVVAAGEPLNPEVIETVRREWGRVIRDGFGQTETAVQVANTPGQLLKTGSMGRPSPGYQVELLDPVTGEPGAAEGEIALDLSARPVGLMTGYHGDEERTAESMAGGYYRTGDIGSRDEDGYITYVGRADDVFKASDYKISPFELESALLEHEAVAEAAVVPAPDPLRLAVPKAYIVLAAGWEPGPDTAKVLFEHSRAVLAPYKRIRRIEFGELPKTVSGKIRRIELREATAAGSKAEYDEGDLR, encoded by the coding sequence ATGGACGCACGTGGCGCCACACAGGAGTTCCGGGCCGGACGGGACTTCCTGCTGGAGCACCGGGAGGACTATGCGACGGCCTGCCAGGGGTTCACCTGGCCCCGTCCCGAGCGGTTCAACTGGGCGCTCGACTGGTTCGACGTCATCGCCGAGGGCAACGACGCCACCGCGCTGCACATCGTCGAGGAGGACGGCCGCGAGATCACCCTCTCGTACGCCGAGATGTCCCTGCGCTCGGACCAGGTCGCCAACTGGCTGCGCGCCCAAGGGGTACGGGCCGGGGACCGCGTCCTCGTCATGCTCGGCAACCAGCAGGAACTGTGGATGACCGCGCTGGCCGCGATGAAGCTGCGGGCGGTCGTCATCCCCGCGACCCCGCTGCTCGGCCCTGCCGACCTGCGGGACCGGATCGAGCGCGGGCGCGCCCGGCATGTCATCGTGCGGGCCGAGGACGCGGCCAAGTTCGCGGACGTGCCCGGGGAGTACACCCGGATCGCCGTCAATCCGCACGGCGCCGACCCCGTTCCCGGATGGCTGGACTTCGACGGGGCGTTCGGGGCGGACGCGCGGTTCGAGCCGGACGGTGTCACCCTGGCCGACGACCCGCTGATGCTCTACTTCACCTCCGGCACCACGGCCCGCCCCAAGCTCGTCGAGCACACCCATGTGTCGTACCCCGTGGGGCACTTGGCGACGATGTACTGGATCGGGCTCAGGCCCGGCGACGTGCATCTGAACATCTCCTCGCCCGGCTGGGCCAAGCACGCCTGGTCGAACCTCTTCGCCCCGTGGAACGCCGAGGCCACCGTCTTCATCTACAACTACACACGCTTCGACGCGGCCCGGCTCATGGCCGCCATGGACGCGGCGGGCGTCACCAGCTTCTGCGCACCGCCCACGGTGTGGCGGATGCTGATCCAGGCGGACCTGAGCGCGCTGCGGAACCCGCCCCGCGAGGTCGTCGCGGCCGGCGAGCCGCTCAACCCGGAGGTCATCGAGACCGTCCGGCGGGAGTGGGGCCGGGTCATCCGGGACGGCTTCGGGCAGACCGAGACGGCCGTCCAAGTGGCCAACACACCCGGCCAGTTGCTCAAGACAGGATCGATGGGACGGCCGAGCCCCGGCTACCAGGTGGAGCTCCTGGACCCGGTCACGGGCGAGCCGGGCGCGGCGGAGGGCGAGATCGCCCTCGACCTCTCGGCCCGGCCGGTCGGCCTGATGACCGGCTACCACGGCGACGAAGAGCGTACGGCCGAGTCGATGGCGGGCGGCTACTACCGCACCGGCGACATCGGATCCCGCGACGAGGACGGCTACATCACCTATGTGGGCCGGGCCGACGACGTCTTCAAGGCCTCCGACTACAAGATCTCGCCGTTCGAGCTGGAGAGCGCGCTCCTGGAGCACGAGGCGGTGGCCGAGGCGGCCGTCGTCCCCGCGCCCGACCCGCTGCGGCTCGCCGTGCCCAAGGCGTACATCGTGCTCGCGGCGGGCTGGGAGCCCGGCCCGGACACCGCGAAGGTGCTGTTCGAGCACTCGCGCGCGGTCCTCGCCCCGTACAAGCGCATCCGCCGGATCGAGTTCGGCGAACTGCCCAAGACGGTCTCCGGGAAGATCCGCCGCATCGAGCTGCGCGAGGCGACGGCGGCGGGTTCGAAGGCCGAGTACGACGAGGGGGACCTGCGGTGA